DNA sequence from the Fusobacterium sp. SYSU M8D902 genome:
TTAGAAAATTAGAGCGTGATATTGTTTTTGAAGAATCATTGAATAACAATATTGTAATTGCAACTGGTGGAGGAGTTATCATTGACAATGAAAATATCAAAAATCTTAAAGAAACTTCATTTATTGTCTATCTTAATTGTACTATTGAATGTATTTATGAAAGAGTTAAAAACAATAAATCTCGTCCTCTTCTCAATGTTGAGAATATGTTTGAAAAAATTCAAGAGCTTCATCAAAAAAGAGAACTACTTTATGAAATATCTAGTGATTTTAGCATAAAAATTGATTTAGATAGCAATATGTATGATACTGCTGAAAAAATAAAAAAAGCTTATATTGAAAGCTAAAGGGGAGTTTAAAATGTTTAATGAAAGTAGATTAATTGGAAAGATAGCATTAATTACAGGAGCAACTAGTGGAATTGGAAGATCTTGTGCTATTGCTCTAGCAAAACTGGGAATGAATATCATAGTTGTAGGGAGAAGAGAAAATCTTTTAGAAGAGTTAAAAAATGAGATTGAATCTCAATACTCAACAAAAGTTTTTTCACTAAAATTAGATGTTAGAGATTCTAGTGAAGTTTTCACTAGTTTGTCCTCTCTTCCTGAATCTTGGAAAAATATTGATGTTCTTATTAATAATGCTGGTCTAGCTTTAGGATTGGAAAAATTATATCTAAATACTCCAGAAGATTTTTCTACTGTCTTTAATACCAATGTAATCGGTCTTCTAAATGTTACTAATGCTCTTGTTCCAAATATGATAAAAAGAGGAACCACTGCTACAATTGTCAATATAGGCTCTGTTGCTGGAGATGCTGCCTATGCTGGTGGAGCTGTTTATTGTGCATCTAAAGCAGCTGTCAAAACTCTATCTGATGGACTTAGAATTGACTTAGTTGACACAAAAATAAAAGTTACTGATGTTAAGCCTGGTTTAGTTGAAACAGATTTTAGCTTAGTTAGATTTAAAGGGGATAAAGCTAGAGCTGAAAGTGTTTATAAAGGAATAGAGGCACTTACTGCAGATAATATTGCTGAAACTGTTGCATATATAGTTAATCTTCCTGAGAATGTCCATATTGCAGAGATCACTATACTTTGCAACAATCAAGCTGATGGAAGAACTATTTTTAAAAAATAATATAAGGAGTTAAAATTGGAAAAGTATTTAATTAGTAAAACTGAAAAAGAGAGTTATTTAAAGGAGTATCCTGTACTAAACTGTGAAGATTCTATTGGAATAGATTATGATGGTTATGTATCTATAAAGTGTAAAAAAATTACTGGTACTTGTACTTACAAAAATGCTGTAAAAAATGAGTATGAAAATTGTAAATTTTTTAATAAAAAATAGATTGTTTCAACAATTAAGGAGAGAAGGGTTATTTGCCATTCTCTCCTTTTTCACTTTAAAAACTTATATTATCTCTCTTTCCAATCTCGGGCTTAATAGAGTCAACATCTCATATATATTCATTCCATTATGAGCAACACTTTTACTTATATCGTGATACAGTACTACCCTATCTCCCTCTTTTACACTTGTGTCTACCTCTATAAATGTATTGTCCATTGAAACTATTACAACAGGAAACTCCTTATTATTAATAAGACAATTGCTCTTTTCATTGATCTTTAAAAATCCATCTGCATAACCTATCTTTATCTTAGCTATATATTTAGTATTTAAAAATCCCAACTCCTCTTTCGTTCCATAAGCTATATACTTATTTTCTGAAACATCTCTAACACCTGCTACTCTTCCCTCAAGTGAAAAGACCTGTTTCAAATTCTCATCATAGAAACCTACCTCTTGTAATCCATAGATCAACATTCCAACTCTTAGGTGAGTTACATCTTCACAATCAAAATTTAAAACTCCAGCACTATTTTGAAGATGTATCATTTGAAATCTATCTTTTCCAAGATATCTTAATATCTCATGAAATTTACCAATATACTCCAAACCCTCTTCATAATTTACTGCAAAAAGATGAGAGTATATTCCTCTAAAATTAAGTTGCTTTTCCTCAATATATTCTTTTAACTTCTGTAGATCTCTCAATAAGACTCCATTTCTTCCAAAACCAAAATCAATCTTAACTTGAACTCTCTTACTGTCAATTCCAAAATCTATTATCTTTTCTAATTCCTCGTATGTATTGGCACTTATCTCTAACTCCTCTTTATCTTTTACTAAAGATAGATCTCCTACACTTTCAAAAATTAGAATCTTTAGACCTTTTAGTCCCATCTTCAAAATTCTTTCTGCTTCTACATATCTTGCCACTGCAAACTCTCTCTGTCCATTATCATAGAGAATCTGTACTATCTCCTCCACTCCATGTCCATATGCATTGGCTTTTACTACTGGCAAAACCTCTTTTCCCTTGCTCCTTCTCAAATACTCCATATTGTGAATCAAATTCTCTCTTTTTAAATACAATTTCATAGAGTTTATT
Encoded proteins:
- a CDS encoding shikimate kinase, whose protein sequence is MKENIALIGFMGSGKTTIGKILAKYMDMKFIDIDKMIAAREKKSIPEIFAEKGEQYFRKLERDIVFEESLNNNIVIATGGGVIIDNENIKNLKETSFIVYLNCTIECIYERVKNNKSRPLLNVENMFEKIQELHQKRELLYEISSDFSIKIDLDSNMYDTAEKIKKAYIES
- a CDS encoding SDR family NAD(P)-dependent oxidoreductase translates to MFNESRLIGKIALITGATSGIGRSCAIALAKLGMNIIVVGRRENLLEELKNEIESQYSTKVFSLKLDVRDSSEVFTSLSSLPESWKNIDVLINNAGLALGLEKLYLNTPEDFSTVFNTNVIGLLNVTNALVPNMIKRGTTATIVNIGSVAGDAAYAGGAVYCASKAAVKTLSDGLRIDLVDTKIKVTDVKPGLVETDFSLVRFKGDKARAESVYKGIEALTADNIAETVAYIVNLPENVHIAEITILCNNQADGRTIFKK
- the alr gene encoding alanine racemase — protein: MVINSMKLYLKRENLIHNMEYLRRSKGKEVLPVVKANAYGHGVEEIVQILYDNGQREFAVARYVEAERILKMGLKGLKILIFESVGDLSLVKDKEELEISANTYEELEKIIDFGIDSKRVQVKIDFGFGRNGVLLRDLQKLKEYIEEKQLNFRGIYSHLFAVNYEEGLEYIGKFHEILRYLGKDRFQMIHLQNSAGVLNFDCEDVTHLRVGMLIYGLQEVGFYDENLKQVFSLEGRVAGVRDVSENKYIAYGTKEELGFLNTKYIAKIKIGYADGFLKINEKSNCLINNKEFPVVIVSMDNTFIEVDTSVKEGDRVVLYHDISKSVAHNGMNIYEMLTLLSPRLEREII